A genomic window from Salvia hispanica cultivar TCC Black 2014 chromosome 5, UniMelb_Shisp_WGS_1.0, whole genome shotgun sequence includes:
- the LOC125187074 gene encoding DCN1-like protein 4, with protein sequence MPRTSSKKGSANSTSSGASSTVDLFRAASGKAASKELERIDQLFYNYANSSSRIIDPEGIESLCSDLELDHTDVRILMLAWKMQAEKQGYFTLDEWRTGFKALRADTMVKVKKALLDLEKEVRRSSNFIDFYSYAFRYCLTEEKQKSIDIESICLLLDLVLGSQFHPQVDALNQYLKIQIDYKVINMDQWMGFYRFCNEISFPDFSNYDPDHAWPLILDNFVDWIRSK encoded by the exons ATGCCTCGCACTTCATCGAAAAAAGGCTCCGCAAATTCGACATCTTCCGGCGCTTCATCAACGGTGGATCTTTTTCGCGCAG CTTCTGGTAAAGCAGCCTCTAAAGAGCTAGAGCGGATTGACCAGCTCTTCTATAATTATGCGAACAGTTCCTCTCGTATTATTGA CCCAGAAGGAATTGAGTCACTGTGCTCGGATTTGGAACTTGACCACACAGATGTGAGAATATTAATGCTTGCTTG GAAAATGCAAGCAGAGAAACAAGGATACTTCACCTTG GATGAGTGGCGAACTGGCTTTAAAGCTCTGAGAGCTGACACCATGGTTAAAGTGAAAAAGGCACTTCTGGATCTTGAGAAAGAG GTCAGAAGGTCGTCAAACTTCATAGACTTTTATTCATATGCCTTTAGATATTGCCTGACTG AGGAGAAGCAAAAAAGCATAGACATTGAAAGCATTTGTCTCCTGCTGGATCTCGTTCTCGGGTCACAATTCCATCCTCAAGTGGATGCACTTAATCAGTATCTGAAG ATACAGATTGATTACAAGGTTATTAACATGGATCAGTGGATGGGTTTCTATCGGTTCTGCAACGAG ATCAGTTTTCCAGATTTTAGCAATTATGATCCAGATCACGCATGGCCTTTGATCCTGGACAATTTTGTTGATTGGATAAGATCCAAGTGA